The proteins below come from a single Oryzomicrobium terrae genomic window:
- a CDS encoding LysR family transcriptional regulator → MNVDPNDLLLFARVAEAGSFSRAAERAGLPKSTVSRRIASLEAELGERLLLRTTRKLVLTEFGLSLLDHARQVAAEVESVTSLVQHRMAEPSGCLRVSMPNDIANTMLGTVLAEFVARYPAVTLEVDLSPRRVDLIAENFDLAIRMGTLSDDATLAARRVGVFSAGLYAAPGYLAARGTPATPEDLLQHDALCFFGRGGGAAVWQLSRGKEVWEKVPNARVTANSPETLLRLARDGRGIVAVSSYAAEPYVDGGELERVLPDWYLPPTTAWAVFPGRRLMPTRTRVFLDMLEAAMVGRR, encoded by the coding sequence ATGAACGTCGATCCCAACGATCTGCTGCTGTTCGCCCGGGTGGCCGAGGCCGGCAGCTTCAGCCGCGCCGCTGAGCGGGCCGGTTTGCCCAAGTCCACCGTATCGCGGCGCATCGCCAGCCTGGAAGCAGAACTGGGCGAGCGCCTGCTGTTGCGCACCACGCGCAAGCTGGTGCTCACCGAGTTCGGCCTGTCCCTGCTCGACCACGCCCGTCAGGTGGCTGCCGAGGTGGAATCGGTCACCTCCCTGGTGCAGCACCGCATGGCCGAGCCGAGCGGCTGCCTGCGCGTCTCCATGCCCAACGACATCGCCAACACCATGCTCGGCACCGTGCTGGCCGAGTTCGTCGCCCGCTACCCGGCGGTGACCCTGGAGGTGGATTTGTCGCCGCGCCGGGTGGACCTGATCGCCGAGAACTTCGACCTGGCCATCCGCATGGGCACCCTGAGCGACGACGCCACCCTGGCGGCGCGGCGGGTCGGCGTGTTCTCCGCCGGCCTGTACGCCGCCCCCGGCTACCTGGCTGCCCGAGGCACTCCGGCAACGCCGGAAGACCTGCTGCAGCACGACGCCCTGTGCTTCTTCGGCCGGGGGGGCGGCGCGGCGGTGTGGCAGCTCAGCCGGGGCAAGGAAGTGTGGGAAAAAGTGCCCAACGCCCGGGTCACCGCCAACTCCCCGGAAACCCTGCTACGCCTGGCCCGGGACGGGCGCGGCATCGTCGCCGTGAGCAGCTACGCGGCAGAACCCTACGTGGATGGGGGCGAACTGGAGCGGGTGCTGCCCGACTGGTACCTGCCCCCCACCACCGCTTGGGCCGTCTTCCCCGGCCGCCGCCTGATGCCCACCCGCACCCGGGTGTTCCTCGACATGCTGGAGGCGGCGATGGTGGGGCGGCGGTAG
- a CDS encoding acetyl-CoA hydrolase/transferase family protein, which translates to MDVQALYQQKRMNPSDAIECVRNGDTIVVPTGVGEPPALLTALSDARRNYRDVTVSQILALRKYGYLDPETRDNVRHSAYFFGGATRPGGQAGWIDFIPHYFSELPQLIERGLTPADVVFSMASPMDEHGYFALSLGADYTMAAVKKARAIVLEVNPNVPFAYGDCYVHISQVTGLVESNDPVLEVGLPTIGPVQEAIGKYVADLIEDGSTLQIGYGGIPDAVVMQLKHKHDLGIHTEMIGDGILTLIEAGAVTNKKKTFMPGKSVATFALGSAKLYKFMDRNPALEMHPVEFTNDPYIAAKNDKLIAINATMQVDLLGQCGSESLGFAPYSGTGGQADFVRAANRSRDGKAFIVVPSTAKDDTISRIVPTLSPGTHLTTSKNDINYVVTEYGVAQLRGKSAKQRAEALIGIAHPNFRGELREAAKKMNLL; encoded by the coding sequence ATGGACGTGCAGGCCTTGTATCAGCAGAAGCGCATGAATCCTTCGGACGCCATCGAGTGCGTCCGCAACGGCGACACCATCGTCGTGCCCACCGGGGTCGGTGAGCCGCCGGCGCTGCTCACCGCCCTGTCCGATGCCCGGCGCAACTACCGGGACGTAACCGTCTCCCAGATCCTGGCCCTGCGCAAATACGGCTACCTGGACCCGGAAACCCGGGACAACGTGCGCCATAGCGCCTACTTCTTCGGCGGCGCCACCCGTCCCGGTGGCCAGGCGGGCTGGATCGACTTCATTCCCCACTACTTCTCCGAACTGCCCCAGCTGATCGAGCGCGGGCTGACTCCGGCCGACGTGGTGTTTTCCATGGCCTCGCCCATGGACGAGCACGGCTACTTCGCCCTGTCCCTGGGCGCCGACTACACCATGGCGGCGGTGAAGAAGGCCCGGGCCATCGTCCTCGAAGTTAACCCCAATGTGCCCTTCGCCTACGGCGACTGTTATGTGCATATTTCCCAGGTCACCGGTCTGGTCGAGAGCAACGACCCGGTGCTGGAAGTGGGCCTGCCCACCATCGGTCCGGTGCAGGAGGCCATCGGCAAGTATGTGGCCGACCTGATCGAGGACGGCTCGACCCTGCAGATCGGCTATGGCGGCATCCCCGATGCGGTGGTGATGCAGCTCAAGCACAAGCATGACCTGGGCATTCACACCGAAATGATCGGCGACGGCATCCTCACCCTGATTGAAGCCGGGGCCGTGACCAACAAAAAGAAGACTTTCATGCCGGGCAAGTCGGTGGCCACCTTCGCCCTCGGTTCGGCCAAGCTGTACAAGTTCATGGACCGCAACCCGGCCCTGGAAATGCATCCGGTGGAATTCACCAACGACCCCTACATCGCCGCCAAGAACGACAAGCTGATCGCCATCAACGCCACCATGCAGGTCGATTTGCTCGGCCAATGCGGCTCCGAGAGCCTGGGCTTCGCCCCCTACTCCGGCACCGGCGGCCAGGCCGACTTCGTACGCGCCGCCAACCGCTCCCGCGACGGCAAGGCCTTCATCGTGGTGCCCTCCACCGCCAAGGACGACACCATTTCGCGCATCGTCCCGACCCTTTCCCCGGGCACCCACCTGACCACCAGCAAGAACGACATCAACTACGTGGTCACCGAGTACGGCGTCGCCCAACTGCGCGGCAAGAGTGCCAAGCAACGGGCCGAGGCCCTGATCGGCATCGCCCACCCGAACTTCCGCGGTGAGCTGCGCGAAGCGGCGAAAAAGATGAACCTGCTGTAA
- a CDS encoding pirin family protein, which translates to MTHPTSAERRVATHFPAKEAPLAGITVYRALPRRELRRVGPFVFLDHFGPFGHAAGAPDDGTPPADTVGAHPHAGLQTVTYLFSGAIDHRDSLGTVQRIHPGAANWMTAGAGIVHGEFPVAALGPRHGIQAWVALPPEQRGIAPAFEHVDAERLPHWQKDGATVRLLAGRLDEHEAPVHTYTPLTYADIALDGRTTLAVEPEHQLALYVAEGCITVAGPQGEPFSVPARTLVHLSDGGYRLPLASDAPARLMLLGGAPLPEPTVIWWNFITDSMASGKALQARWEAGGFPPLP; encoded by the coding sequence ATGACCCACCCCACAAGCGCCGAGCGCCGCGTCGCCACCCACTTTCCGGCCAAGGAGGCGCCCCTGGCCGGCATCACCGTGTACCGCGCCCTGCCGCGGCGCGAACTGCGCCGGGTGGGGCCTTTCGTGTTCCTCGACCACTTCGGCCCCTTCGGCCATGCCGCCGGAGCACCCGACGACGGTACCCCGCCTGCGGACACGGTGGGCGCCCACCCCCACGCCGGGCTGCAGACCGTCACCTACCTGTTTTCCGGCGCCATCGACCACCGGGATTCCCTCGGTACCGTGCAGCGCATTCACCCGGGCGCCGCCAACTGGATGACCGCCGGGGCCGGCATCGTGCACGGCGAATTCCCGGTGGCCGCCCTGGGGCCGCGCCACGGTATCCAGGCCTGGGTCGCCCTGCCTCCGGAGCAGCGCGGCATCGCCCCAGCCTTCGAGCACGTGGACGCCGAGCGCCTGCCCCATTGGCAGAAAGACGGTGCCACGGTGCGCCTACTCGCCGGCCGGCTCGACGAGCACGAGGCCCCGGTGCACACCTACACGCCCCTCACCTACGCCGATATCGCCCTCGATGGCCGCACCACCCTGGCGGTGGAACCCGAACACCAGTTGGCCCTGTACGTGGCCGAAGGATGCATCACCGTGGCCGGCCCCCAGGGCGAACCGTTCAGCGTGCCCGCCCGTACCCTGGTCCACCTCAGCGACGGCGGCTACCGGTTGCCCCTGGCGAGCGACGCCCCGGCCCGGCTGATGCTGCTGGGCGGCGCCCCCTTGCCCGAGCCAACGGTAATCTGGTGGAATTTCATCACCGATTCGATGGCCAGCGGCAAGGCTCTGCAAGCCCGCTGGGAAGCCGGCGGCTTCCCTCCGCTTCCCTAG
- a CDS encoding malonic semialdehyde reductase, which translates to MSHAPLNDNALAQLFTEARTFNRFSDRPVSDETIRQLHENLKWGPTSMNTQPARFVFVRSAEAKAKLIPTLSPGNQEKTQAAPLTVIVAWDTRFFDELPTQFRAYDAKPLFEGNADLAQATAFRNSTLQGAYLILAARALGLDSGAMSGFDADKLNAAFFPDGKWKANFLINIGYGDPAGNYPRGPRLAFEDVVRVI; encoded by the coding sequence ATGTCCCACGCCCCGCTCAACGACAACGCTTTGGCCCAGCTGTTTACCGAGGCCCGCACCTTCAACCGTTTTTCCGATCGCCCGGTCAGCGACGAGACCATCCGCCAGCTCCACGAAAACCTGAAGTGGGGCCCCACCTCCATGAACACCCAGCCGGCCCGCTTCGTCTTCGTGCGCTCGGCCGAAGCCAAGGCCAAGCTGATCCCGACCCTGTCGCCGGGCAACCAGGAAAAGACCCAGGCCGCCCCTCTGACCGTGATCGTCGCCTGGGACACCCGCTTCTTCGACGAGCTGCCCACCCAGTTCCGCGCCTACGACGCCAAGCCCCTGTTCGAAGGCAACGCCGACCTGGCCCAGGCCACCGCCTTCCGCAACAGCACCCTGCAAGGGGCCTATCTGATCCTGGCCGCCCGCGCCCTGGGTCTCGATAGTGGTGCCATGTCCGGCTTCGACGCCGACAAGCTCAACGCCGCCTTCTTCCCCGACGGCAAGTGGAAAGCCAACTTCCTCATCAACATCGGCTACGGCGACCCCGCCGGCAACTACCCCCGCGGCCCGCGCCTGGCGTTTGAGGATGTGGTCCGGGTGATCTAA
- a CDS encoding helix-hairpin-helix domain-containing protein — protein MPFPAAERAALLALKGIGPTVVARFEQMGYDSLAALSTADADEILARGAHLTGSSCWRNSPQARAAIAAALDLARQG, from the coding sequence ATGCCCTTCCCCGCCGCCGAACGTGCCGCCCTTCTGGCTTTGAAAGGAATTGGCCCCACCGTGGTCGCCCGCTTCGAGCAGATGGGCTACGACTCCCTGGCCGCCCTGTCCACCGCCGATGCCGACGAAATCCTGGCCCGGGGCGCCCACCTCACTGGCTCCTCCTGCTGGCGCAACAGTCCCCAGGCCCGCGCCGCCATCGCGGCGGCTCTGGACCTGGCGCGACAGGGCTGA
- a CDS encoding FMN-dependent NADH-azoreductase: MNILQINASARSSGANSTKVADDIVAALKARNPSATVTLRDLAKNPHPVLDEAALQALFTPAEQRTPEQAARVALDDALIAEIQAADAVVLGVPMYNFGVPVQLKNWIDAIARAKVTFQYTANGPEGLLKGKKVYVALARGGVYRDTPADSQVPFLKTALGFLGLTDIQFVYAEGLAMGPESAERAFAQARDEIAALA; the protein is encoded by the coding sequence ATGAACATCCTGCAAATCAACGCCAGCGCCCGCTCCTCCGGTGCCAACTCGACCAAGGTTGCCGACGACATCGTCGCCGCCCTCAAGGCTCGCAACCCGTCCGCTACGGTGACCTTGCGCGATCTGGCCAAGAATCCCCATCCGGTGCTCGACGAAGCCGCCCTGCAGGCCCTGTTCACCCCGGCCGAGCAGCGCACCCCCGAGCAGGCCGCCCGGGTCGCCCTGGACGATGCCCTGATCGCTGAAATCCAGGCCGCCGACGCGGTGGTGCTGGGGGTGCCGATGTACAACTTCGGCGTGCCGGTGCAGCTCAAGAACTGGATCGACGCCATCGCCCGCGCCAAGGTCACCTTCCAGTACACCGCCAACGGTCCGGAAGGCCTGCTCAAGGGCAAGAAGGTGTACGTGGCCCTGGCCCGCGGCGGCGTCTATCGCGACACCCCGGCCGATTCCCAGGTGCCCTTCCTCAAGACCGCCCTGGGTTTCCTCGGCCTGACCGACATCCAGTTCGTCTACGCTGAGGGCCTGGCGATGGGTCCGGAATCCGCCGAGCGCGCCTTTGCCCAGGCCCGCGACGAAATCGCCGCCCTGGCCTGA
- a CDS encoding HAD hydrolase-like protein has protein sequence MTYRLVLFDFDGTLADSLPFFVAVFNQIADRHRFARIDPAEVPALRHLDARQMMARVGMPRWKLPFVARSFLALMRRSPERIPLFPGIPDALRRLAEDGTALGIVTSNAEDNVRAILGPGLAGLFQHYECGASILGKRRRLSRALRRAGVAPHQALYVGDQATDLEAARSAGLAFAAVGWGYGDLAALTALRPDHALNSVEALGRLGMAAPLNSPHPRPIEQ, from the coding sequence ATGACCTATCGCCTCGTCCTGTTCGACTTCGACGGCACCCTGGCCGATTCCCTGCCCTTCTTCGTCGCGGTCTTCAACCAGATTGCCGACCGGCACCGCTTCGCCCGCATCGACCCGGCCGAGGTGCCGGCCCTGCGCCACCTGGATGCCCGGCAGATGATGGCCCGGGTGGGCATGCCGCGCTGGAAGCTGCCCTTCGTCGCCCGCAGCTTCCTCGCCCTGATGCGCCGCAGCCCGGAACGGATTCCGCTCTTTCCCGGCATTCCGGACGCCCTCCGGCGACTGGCCGAGGACGGCACGGCGCTGGGCATCGTCACCTCCAACGCCGAGGACAACGTGCGCGCCATCCTCGGCCCCGGCCTTGCCGGGCTGTTCCAGCACTACGAATGCGGCGCCTCGATCCTCGGCAAGCGTCGCCGCCTATCGCGGGCGCTACGCCGGGCCGGGGTCGCGCCCCACCAGGCCCTGTACGTGGGCGACCAGGCCACCGACCTGGAGGCGGCCCGATCCGCCGGCCTGGCCTTCGCTGCCGTGGGCTGGGGCTACGGCGACCTGGCCGCGTTGACCGCCCTGAGGCCGGACCACGCCCTGAACTCGGTGGAAGCGCTGGGCCGGCTGGGCATGGCGGCGCCTCTCAATTCCCCCCATCCGCGCCCGATCGAGCAGTAG
- a CDS encoding pirin family protein: MTHHSTATRTGARESVSQPRPVERLVAGMATSDGAGVRLTRVLTQSLQRRLDPFLMLDAFKSDNPDDYLAGFPDHPHRGFETVTYMIAGRMRHRDSAGHEGLLENGGVQWMTAGSGLIHSELPEQEDGLMEGFQLWINLAAKDKMTTPGYRDIPSEKIPELTTEAGATVRVIAGSSHGVAGAVTRPVTEPLYLDIHLPEGASFAQAVPAGHNAFLYVYRGAITIGCEVTTPVEVPTQRMALLGNSPDTDGVVFTASGGPARVLLLAGAPLNEPIAQYGPFVMNQEAELHQAMQDYRDGKFDGGYQSAA; the protein is encoded by the coding sequence ATGACTCATCATTCCACCGCGACCCGCACCGGCGCCCGGGAAAGCGTCAGCCAGCCCCGCCCGGTCGAACGCCTGGTGGCCGGCATGGCCACCTCCGACGGGGCGGGGGTGCGCCTGACCCGGGTGCTGACCCAGTCCCTGCAGCGCCGCCTCGACCCCTTCCTGATGCTCGACGCCTTCAAGAGCGACAACCCGGACGACTACCTGGCGGGCTTTCCCGACCACCCCCACCGGGGCTTCGAGACCGTCACCTACATGATCGCCGGGCGCATGCGCCACCGCGACAGTGCCGGCCACGAGGGCCTGCTGGAGAACGGCGGAGTGCAGTGGATGACCGCCGGCAGCGGCCTGATCCACTCCGAGCTGCCCGAGCAGGAGGACGGCCTGATGGAAGGCTTCCAGCTGTGGATCAACCTGGCCGCCAAGGACAAGATGACCACGCCCGGCTATCGCGACATCCCCAGCGAGAAGATCCCCGAGCTGACCACCGAGGCCGGTGCCACGGTACGCGTCATCGCCGGGTCCAGCCACGGCGTAGCTGGCGCGGTGACCCGGCCGGTGACCGAGCCCCTCTACCTGGACATCCACCTGCCGGAAGGGGCCAGCTTCGCCCAGGCCGTACCGGCCGGTCACAATGCCTTCCTGTACGTCTACCGGGGCGCCATCACCATCGGCTGCGAGGTCACCACCCCGGTGGAAGTACCGACCCAGCGCATGGCCCTGTTGGGCAACTCGCCCGATACCGACGGCGTGGTGTTCACCGCCTCCGGCGGCCCGGCCCGGGTGCTGCTGCTGGCCGGTGCGCCGCTCAACGAGCCGATCGCCCAGTACGGCCCCTTTGTCATGAACCAGGAGGCTGAGTTGCACCAGGCCATGCAAGATTATCGGGACGGCAAGTTCGACGGCGGCTACCAGAGCGCTGCCTGA
- a CDS encoding autotransporter domain-containing protein produces the protein MDVSEAVAVSTNGRVVAGNASAFAARGFVWRDDGSPTGNATLLALPVGYTDNKVVGMSWDGTIVAGNLAPDTASSQATYWTTADNVAHPLGTLPGALSSQATAISGDGKVIIGESGSRAFRWTQATSMQSVAQWLAGAGVSVPAGTQLQRATATNQDGSVIAGAGMASDESPLTWLARISPIGSGLLSDLNAYNATLREAASKTPHPVSAANNLALGGAHHRSLLDSGLAVIQNGACAWATTDAAHHNASNSSMNLAEAGVCKDIGATRLGIGVGQAWARQGWSLGGGARYNGQYVLAEVASNLGRGIEVSLLGYYGRFAANLRRNYQNGAAIDTSRGTSDATSTSLRLRTDWKDAFALATTRFSPYAAYTWMDTRLDRYTETGGGFPARFAATTQRSQDLRLGLATNTPLAASTDLRVAAEAIHRIDETLSGTSSEVIGLWNFTVPGQKAKQNWTRLLVDLDHRIGKSSLINLSATAATSGGDASWGASLGYRMAF, from the coding sequence ATGGATGTCAGCGAGGCCGTTGCCGTCTCCACCAACGGCCGCGTCGTCGCCGGCAATGCATCGGCGTTCGCTGCGCGGGGCTTCGTCTGGCGCGATGATGGGAGCCCTACCGGCAACGCCACGCTGCTGGCCCTCCCGGTAGGCTACACCGACAACAAGGTCGTCGGCATGTCCTGGGACGGCACGATCGTAGCGGGCAACCTTGCCCCCGACACCGCCAGTTCCCAAGCGACCTACTGGACGACCGCCGACAACGTCGCCCATCCCTTGGGCACCCTGCCCGGCGCCTTATCCAGCCAAGCGACAGCGATCTCCGGTGACGGCAAGGTCATCATCGGCGAAAGCGGCTCCAGGGCCTTTCGCTGGACCCAGGCCACCAGCATGCAGTCGGTCGCCCAGTGGCTTGCCGGGGCCGGTGTCAGCGTGCCGGCGGGGACCCAATTGCAACGCGCCACGGCCACCAACCAGGACGGCTCGGTGATTGCCGGCGCGGGTATGGCGAGCGACGAATCTCCCCTCACCTGGCTAGCCCGGATCAGCCCCATCGGCAGCGGGCTGCTATCCGACCTCAACGCCTACAACGCCACCTTACGCGAAGCCGCCAGCAAGACCCCTCACCCGGTTAGCGCCGCCAACAACCTGGCGCTCGGCGGCGCCCATCACCGCTCCCTGCTCGATTCCGGCCTGGCCGTCATTCAAAATGGCGCCTGCGCCTGGGCCACCACCGATGCCGCCCACCACAACGCTTCCAACAGTTCCATGAACCTGGCGGAGGCCGGGGTCTGCAAGGACATCGGCGCCACCCGCCTCGGTATCGGCGTCGGCCAGGCCTGGGCGCGCCAGGGCTGGAGCCTGGGCGGCGGCGCCCGCTACAACGGCCAGTACGTGTTGGCCGAAGTGGCCTCGAACCTGGGGCGCGGCATCGAGGTCAGCCTACTCGGCTACTACGGCCGCTTCGCTGCCAACCTGCGACGCAACTATCAAAACGGCGCCGCCATCGATACCTCCCGCGGCACATCGGACGCCACCTCCACTTCCCTGCGCCTGCGTACCGACTGGAAGGATGCCTTCGCCCTGGCCACCACCCGCTTTTCGCCCTACGCCGCCTACACCTGGATGGATACCCGGCTGGACCGCTACACCGAAACGGGCGGCGGCTTCCCGGCCCGCTTCGCCGCCACCACCCAGCGCAGCCAGGATCTTCGCCTCGGTCTAGCGACCAACACGCCGCTGGCGGCAAGCACCGACCTGCGCGTCGCCGCCGAAGCCATCCATCGCATCGACGAAACCTTGAGCGGCACGTCGAGCGAAGTGATCGGACTGTGGAATTTCACGGTGCCCGGGCAAAAAGCGAAACAAAACTGGACCCGCCTGCTGGTGGACCTGGACCACCGCATCGGCAAGTCCTCCCTCATCAACCTCAGCGCCACCGCCGCTACCTCTGGCGGCGATGCTTCCTGGGGGGCCTCCCTGGGCTACCGCATGGCGTTCTGA
- a CDS encoding HEAT repeat domain-containing protein, with the protein MSIPGHPFFGTRCTVFRRFLTPACQPAARLDPAEPGRRGLGRRYFLAVVLGGLLGGLGASAAAATPNDSARYSEIARSIKANRHLSAHMVMAVDARTIKAVRLSVTARDIPVLVQMLGDPNYGVASAAAGLLVTLGEDAVPALRAAAQSKASSVANQARDALMLLERCRSNPQGTNPDVCPEVSPPAAP; encoded by the coding sequence ATGAGTATCCCCGGCCATCCCTTCTTCGGAACACGTTGCACTGTTTTTCGGCGTTTCTTGACTCCCGCCTGCCAGCCCGCTGCCCGTCTGGATCCGGCGGAACCGGGGCGGCGTGGTCTGGGGCGTCGCTACTTCCTGGCCGTTGTGCTGGGCGGCCTCCTGGGGGGACTTGGGGCCAGCGCTGCCGCAGCAACCCCGAACGATTCGGCCCGCTACAGTGAGATTGCGCGCTCGATCAAGGCCAACCGGCATCTGAGCGCCCATATGGTGATGGCCGTCGATGCCCGGACCATCAAGGCCGTCAGGCTGAGCGTTACGGCGCGGGATATTCCGGTCCTGGTTCAGATGCTGGGCGACCCGAACTATGGCGTGGCCTCGGCCGCGGCAGGTCTGCTCGTGACGCTGGGTGAAGACGCCGTTCCGGCGTTGCGTGCTGCCGCTCAGTCCAAGGCGTCTTCCGTGGCGAACCAGGCGCGGGATGCGCTGATGCTCCTGGAACGGTGCCGCAGCAATCCCCAAGGGACCAATCCCGACGTTTGCCCGGAAGTGTCTCCACCCGCCGCGCCCTGA
- a CDS encoding HlyD family secretion protein: MALAPRKKILILGTILALIALAATQWRPLLDWLEGRNGTGTLVLSGNIEAHESVLGFKTVQSRIVELPFNEGQWVKQGTVVARADDSDYAQQVAVAEAGLAVQQRQHDSALQNREAALRTVNADEAELALRQADLRRNRDLRQKDFVSAAALDQAEAAYKQAEAVLARDRALAAAAERNVLVAEAGIRSAEESARLARIVRGYATLAAPFDGVITTRQAELGEIVVPGTPVITIADLDHVWLRAYLNETDLSKARLGQEVTVTADSYPGKRYRGRLSFIADKAEFTPKSVETHAERVTLVYRVKIDIDNPSHELVPGMPADAALALAPR, encoded by the coding sequence ATGGCGCTCGCACCACGGAAAAAAATCCTCATTCTGGGCACTATTCTCGCCCTGATCGCGCTCGCCGCCACCCAGTGGCGCCCCCTGCTGGACTGGCTCGAAGGCCGCAACGGCACCGGCACCCTGGTGCTGTCCGGCAACATCGAGGCCCACGAAAGCGTGCTCGGCTTCAAGACGGTGCAATCGCGCATCGTCGAGCTGCCCTTCAACGAAGGCCAATGGGTCAAGCAGGGCACCGTGGTAGCCCGGGCCGACGACAGCGACTACGCCCAACAGGTGGCGGTGGCCGAGGCCGGCCTGGCCGTGCAGCAGCGCCAGCACGACTCCGCCTTGCAGAACCGGGAAGCGGCCCTGCGCACCGTGAACGCCGACGAGGCGGAACTGGCCCTGCGCCAGGCCGACCTGCGGCGCAACCGGGATCTGCGCCAGAAGGATTTCGTGTCCGCCGCCGCCCTGGATCAGGCCGAGGCTGCCTACAAGCAGGCCGAGGCGGTGCTGGCCCGGGACCGGGCCCTGGCCGCCGCGGCGGAACGCAACGTACTCGTAGCCGAGGCCGGCATCCGCAGCGCCGAGGAAAGCGCCCGGCTGGCCCGCATCGTGCGGGGCTACGCCACCCTCGCCGCACCCTTCGACGGCGTGATCACCACCCGCCAGGCCGAGCTGGGCGAGATCGTGGTGCCCGGCACCCCGGTCATCACCATCGCCGACCTGGACCACGTCTGGCTGCGCGCCTACCTGAACGAGACCGACCTGAGCAAGGCGCGCCTGGGCCAGGAGGTGACGGTCACCGCCGACAGCTACCCGGGCAAGCGCTACCGGGGGCGCCTGTCCTTCATCGCCGACAAGGCCGAGTTCACCCCCAAGAGCGTGGAAACCCACGCCGAGCGAGTGACCCTGGTGTACCGGGTCAAGATCGACATCGACAACCCGAGCCACGAGCTGGTGCCAGGCATGCCGGCGGACGCCGCCCTGGCGCTTGCCCCGCGCTGA
- a CDS encoding RluA family pseudouridine synthase codes for MHATPAPVSYTPPPDTGLDLIYADAALLVVNKPAGLLSVPGRGEDKHDCLITRVHKEFADALIVHRLDMDTSGLLVLARGAEMQRQLSILFQSRKVHKRYEAVVAGRIVAEQGKIDLPLVLDWPNRPLHIVDHATGKPSLTHYRVLGYDATQDTTRVELEPVTGRTHQLRVHLQHLGHPILGDTLYAPPERRDQAPRLLLHARELAFRHPITYEDFDFEAKAPF; via the coding sequence ATGCACGCCACCCCAGCCCCCGTCAGCTACACGCCGCCCCCCGACACCGGCCTCGACTTGATCTATGCCGATGCGGCGCTGCTCGTGGTCAACAAGCCCGCCGGCCTGCTGTCGGTGCCCGGCCGGGGCGAGGACAAGCACGATTGCCTGATCACCCGGGTGCACAAGGAATTTGCCGACGCCCTGATCGTGCATCGGCTCGACATGGACACCTCGGGCCTGCTGGTGCTGGCGCGGGGTGCGGAAATGCAACGCCAGCTGAGCATCCTGTTCCAGTCGCGCAAGGTGCATAAGCGCTACGAGGCCGTGGTCGCCGGACGCATCGTCGCCGAGCAGGGCAAGATCGACCTGCCCCTGGTGCTCGATTGGCCCAACCGCCCGCTGCATATCGTCGATCACGCCACCGGCAAGCCCTCCCTGACCCACTACCGGGTGCTCGGCTACGACGCCACCCAGGACACCACCCGGGTCGAGCTGGAGCCGGTCACCGGCCGCACCCACCAGCTGCGTGTACACCTCCAGCACCTGGGCCACCCCATCCTCGGCGACACCCTCTACGCCCCGCCGGAACGCCGCGACCAGGCTCCGCGCCTGCTCCTCCACGCCCGCGAACTGGCCTTCCGCCACCCCATCACCTACGAAGACTTCGACTTCGAGGCGAAGGCGCCGTTTTGA